In Streptomyces sp. NBC_01231, the sequence TCTCCTCGGCGATGTCGTCGGCGAAGAACAGCTGGCCCGTGTAGTTGACCTTGCCGCCCTCGTAGGTGCCGTCCTCCTTCTGCCCGCCGGTGTGCACCTTGAGGTGGATGTGGCAGGTACGGGGCGTGTACCAGCCGGGGAAGATCGTCTCGAACTTGACGACCCCGTTGGCGTTGGCGACCTGGTAACCACGCAGGTAGGTGGTGTCGTTCGCGGTGGAGCCGTCCTCGCTCTCCGCGGGCGCGGAGCCGCCGGGGTTGGCGGTGGTGTAGCCGGAGTAGTAGCCCCAGGCGTCGCAGTGCCAGATCTCGACGGCCGCGCCGGGGACCGGGGTGCAGCCGTCGGTGGCGTCCACGACGGTGAGGCGCAGGGTCAGCGGAACACCGCTCTTGCCCTCGGTGATGTTCTTGCGCACCAGGGCGCCGTCCAGGTAGTACGGCCCCTCGGTGACACTCGACATCAGCGTCATGCACTCACTGCCGGCGGAGGTCGCCGAGGCGGTGGAAGCCGACGCGGCGGTGGTCGTCACATCGTCGGCGGAGGCCGACTGGTACCCGGCCGCGGCAAGGCCACCGGCCGCGACCGTGCCGCCGGTCACCACGAGAGCGCGGCGCCGGGTGATCGAGGTGTCTTTGTGGTTTCCCGTCATGTCCATGAACGTAGGGACAGCGTCCGTCAAGAACCTGAGCCGTCCCTGTGCGCGGGCTGAGAATGCGCACCGCGAACTTCAAGGAGCCCGCAGGGACGGCACGTTGGCGCTGAACGGCGCGGTTGTCGCCGGACGGCGCGTTGTCGCTAGACGGCCATCAGCGGCGCGTCCTTCTTCCACTTGAGGATCTTGTCGAAGCTGACGACCGCACCGCGCCGGCCGGGCTTGTTGCCGATGTGGACGTGGTCGGCGAGTTCCTGGATGAGGCACAGACCGCGGCCGTTCTCGGCCCCGCTGGGGGCGAGGCGGACGGGCTGGGTGCGGGTGAAGCCGGGGCCCGAGTCGGCGACCTCGATACGACACTTCTCGCCGTCGATGTAGGCGGTGACCCGGAACGCCTCCGAGGGGTCGCCGTAACCGGTGTTCCCGCCGTGCTCGACGGCGTTGGCACAGGCCTCGCTGAGGGCGACGGACAGGTCGTACGAGACATCCGGATCGACGCCCGCGGTCTCCATGGTGCCGAGCAGCAGGCGACGGGCGAGCGGAACGCTCGCAGCCTCGCGCCGCAAATGGAGTGACCACCAGATGCTCATGCTCCAGCCTCCTGGCTGCGGCTCGACATACCGTTACGTATTGCCGCGAGTGCCCGGGTGTAAGCACATCGTTGACGTGATGCCGCCCATATGGGGGGTGTACCGGGAGTGGCGGGCGGTGTTATGTGGGGCAGCCTGCGACACAAGAGACCTTCCGGTCGTACCGCCCGTACGTCATCTTGTGGACCTGCCGTATGGCGTCCGTAAGGCCAGTGCGATGATGAGCCCGCCATGACTGCCCCCCACCCGCGCGCGTCGCGCTCTGGAGGAGACCTCCGGGTCCTGCGGGCCGCGGTGTTCGCCGCGGTCTGCGTCCTGCTGGCCGCCGCGGGTCATGCTCTCGTGTCCTGCGCCACGGTTCCGCTGTGGACACTGGGCGCGGGATTCCTGGGGGTCTCCCTGGTCGTGGTGCCGCTCGCCGGACGTGAGCGGTCGCTGCCCGGGATCGCGACGCTGCTCGCCGTCGGACAGGCCGTGCTGCACGTGCTGTTCGGACTGGGCCAGCACGGCGCGGCCGCCGCTGCGGCAACGGCGTCGGCGGCGTCGCCGTCCGCCTCCTCCATGCGTTCGATGACGTCCATGGGATCGATGGCGTCGATGTCCGACGCCTCGCTGGTCGAGCGGGCCACTCGGCTCGTGTGCGGGAGCGCCGCCGCGGCGCTCAGCCCGGCCCAGGCCCATCGGATCCTCGCCGACGCGCGGATCCACCCGGGCACGGCCGCCGCCACCGGCACGGGCGCCGCGAGCCACCCCACGGACGCCATGTCCACGGCCGCGGGCTCCTCGATGTCGCTGCTGCCGTCCCTGCCGATGCTGCTGGGCCACGTCCTCACCGCGCTCGCCGCCGGATGGCTGCTGCGCCGCGGGGACCTGGCGCTGCTGCGGCTCGCCGAACTGTCGGCGGTGTCGGCGCACTCGGTCGCCGACGGGGCGCTCGTACGGTCTCTGCGCGGGGCGCTCGCGCTGGTGCGCGCCCTTCGTGCCGGACTGCCGGGCACCCCCGACGCCGGCCCGCGACCGCCGCACACCGCCCCCCACCCGCCGCCGGGGCCACGGACCGCCGCGCTCCAGCACACGGTGATCAGACGGGGCCCGCCGGCCGCCGCAGCACTCTCCCTCGCCGCCTGACGCGACGCGACCCGCACGCCCCGCACCGGTACTTCCGTACATCCGTGGGGAGGGCCGCCGTCGTGCGGCACGCGCGTGTGCCCGCGCTCTCCAGTGATCGCTCACGCACGCGCACCCCTCCTCATCACCGGAACCTCACCGAAGTGGAGTGCCATGAAGGCCTCTCGTCTCACCGCCGCCGGCGCCCTCGCCGCCACCGCCGTCGTCGTCCTGTCCTCGCCCGCGTTCGCGCACGTCAGCGTGCAGCCCGAGGGGACCGCCGCCAAGGGCGGTTACGCGGTCATCGACTTCAAGGTCCCCAACGAGCGCGACAACGCCTCCACCACCAAGCTGGAGGTCACCTTCCCGACCGACCACCCGCTGGCCTCCGTCATGCCGGAGCCGATGCCGGGCTGGGACATCAAGGTCACCAAGTCGAAGCTCGACAAGCCCGTCGACGTACACGGCAAGCAGATCACGGAGGCCGTCAGCAAGGTCACCTGGACCGCCACCGGCGCGGGGGTCAAGGCCGGCTACTTCGAGAAGTTCCCCCTCTCCGTCGGCGCGCTGCCCGAGGACGCGGACGAACTGGTCTTCAAGGCCGTCCAGACGTACTCCAACAAGGAGGTCGTGCGCTGGATCGAGGAGCAGAAGGAGGGCGACGAGGAGCCCGAGACGCCGGCTCCCGTGCTCACGCTGTCCGCCGCGTCGGAAGACGGCCACCACGGCTCGGCGGCGGCCGAGGAGGCCTCCGACGACACCAAGTCCACCGACAACGCCGCCGCCGAGACTGCCGCCCCGGCCGACAGCAGTGACACCACCGCCCGCGTCCTCGGCGTCGTCGGCATCGTCGTCGGCGCGCTGGGCGTGGCCTACGGCGTACTCGCCGGACGTCGGCGCACCAACGCCTGAGGATCGCTCGCCGGCCGGCACACCGGGGTCGTACACATGCTCGTAGGACCTACTCGTGGAACTGCACGTAGAACCGCGTGTACGACCCCGGTGGACGTCGACACCATCACATCTGGGACATTTTTCTATGCGCAAGAAGACGCTCGCCGCGGCCTCGCTGCTCGCCGCGGCCACCCTGACCCTCTCCGCCTGCGGCAGCGGTGACGACAGCGGCTCGCCCGTTTCCGTGGTCTCCGAGGAGGCCGGCTCGGAGAAGGCGGTCACCGTTCTCGACCAGCCGTTCAAGAAGCCGGACCTGGTGCTCACCGACGCCCAGGGAAAGAAGTACGACCTCCGCAAGGAGACCGCGGGCAAACCGACCCTGGTCTACTTCGGCTACACCCACTGCCCCGACGTCTGCCCGCTGACGATGAACAACATCGCCGTCGCCAAGAAGCAGCTGCCCAAGTCCGAACAGGACGAGCTGCGCGTGGTGTTCGTGACCACCGACCCCGCTCGTGACACCCCGGCCGAGCTCGGCAAGTGGCTCAAGGGCGTCGATTCCGAGTTCGTCGGCCTGACCGGCGATTTCGCCACCATCCAGGCGAGCGCCCGCACCCTCGGCATCTCCATCGAGCCGACGCACAAGGACAAGAACGGCAAGCTCGTCTCCGTGCACGGCACTCAGGTCGTCGCGTTCTCCCCGAAGACCGACGCGGGGTATCTGCTGTACGGCGAGGACGCCACCGTCGACGACTACACCAAGGACCTCCCCAAGATCGTCAAGGGTGAGAAGCCATGAGGCGTCCCTCTCTGACCGCCGCCGCGGGCGGGACCCTGGCCCTGTCGCTCGTCCTCGCCGGGTGCGGCACGGACTCCGACAGCGGGGCCGGCCTGGCCGTCTCCGACGCCTACATCCCGCAGCCGGTCTCCGACGACATGGCGGCCGGCTTCCTGACGATAGTCAACGACAGCGGTACGAAGGACGAGCTCACCTCGGTCACCAGTGACGAGGCCGGCGAGGTCACCGTGCACGAGACGGTCGGCGGCTCGATGCGGGAGGTCCAGGACCTCCCCGTCCCCGCACATGGTCAACTCGTGTTCAAAAGCGGTGGCAACCATCTGATGTTCGAGAAGCTGAAGCGCAAGCCGAAACAGGGCCAGGCCCTCTCGGTCGAACTGCACTTCACCAAGTCCGCCCCGGTCGTCGTCGAGATGCCGGTGAAGTCGGCGACCTACACCCCGACTACCGGACACTGAGGGAGGGACCCCCCTTGACGCAGACCATCGCCCCCCGCGTCCGGACCCTGGTGCTGCTGCTCCTGGCCGCCGCCGGACTGCTCCTCACCACGGCCGCACCGGCCTCCGCGCACGCCGCGCTGACCGGCAGCGACCCCCAGCAGGGGGTGGTGGTCGACAAGGCACCCACCCAGGTCTCGCTGACCTTCTCCGAGCAGGTCTCGCTGTCCGCCGACTCGCTGCGCGTGCTGGACCCCAAGGGCAAGCCCGTGCAGAACGGCAAGCCGTCCAACGTGAGCGGCACGACCTACGCCGTGCAACTGCACGGCGGCCTGCCCGACGGCACGTACACGGTCACCTACCAGGTCGTGTCCGCGGACAGCCATCCCGTCTCCGGCGCCTACACCTTCTCGGTCGGCGCGCCCTCCTCCACGTCGGTCGCGGTGTCCGGCGGCGCGGCGGGCGGCGGAGTGGTCGGCTGGCTGTACGGGTTCGGCCGGTACATGTCGTACGCCGGTTTCATCGTGCTGGCCGGCGGCGCCGCCTTCGTGCTCGGCTGCTGGCAGCGCGGCTCCGGCGTACGGGCCATGCAGCGGCTCGTCGTCTCCGGATGGCTCGCGCTCACCTCCGCCACCCTCTTCCTGCTGCTCCTGCGCGGCTCCTACACCGGCTCGGGGAAGATCGGCGACATCTTCGACCTCGACCTGCTCGGACAGGTGCTGCAGACCAAGACGGGCGCCGCGCTGGTCTCCCGGCTGCTGCTGCTCGCCGCGGCGGCGCTGTTCATCGCGGTGCTCTTCGGGGCGTACGAGAAGCGGGAGAACGAGGAGAAGCGGGATCTGACCTTCGGGCTGGCGATCGGAGGGACCGTCGTGGCCGCCGGAATCGCCGCGAGCTGGGCGATGTCCGAACACGCCTCCGTCGGGCTCCAGGCGGGCATCGCGATGCCCGTCGACGTCGTCCACCTGCTGGCCGTGGCGTCCTGGCTCGGCGGGCTCACCGCGCTGCTCGTCGGGCTGTACTGGGCGCCCTCGGACCGGCCCGTGGACACGGTCGCCGTACGCCGGTTCTCGCAGGTCGCCTTCGGTAGCGTGGTCGCGCTCGTCGTGACCGGCGTCTATCAGTCGTGGCGCCAGCTCGGCTCCTGGTCGGCGTTCACCGGCACCCGGTACGGGCAGCTGCTGCTCGTCAAGATCGGGCTCGTGGCGCTCCTCGTCGGCATCGCCTACCTCTCACGACGGTGGACGGCACAGCTGGCGGACACGGTGGTCCAGCGGACCAAGCCGCAGAAGCAGCGGGTCACGGCCAACGCCGCTGCCGGTGACACCAAGACCGCCGGTGCCAAGGGCGGCGGTGCCTCCAAGGGGGACGGTTCGAAGGGCGGCGGTGCCTCGAAGGGCGGCGGTTCCAACGGCGGTGGCTCCAAGCGGGCCGCGCAACTCGCCCGGCAGCGTGCCGCGGTGGACACGGCGCGGCAGAAGCGGGCACGGGACGCCGACCCGAACCGGTTCGGGCTGCGCCGCTCGGTGCTCGCCGAGGCCGGGGTCGCCGTGGTCCTGCTCGCCGTCACCACCGTGCTGACGCAGACCGAGCCCGGGCGCACGGAGGAGGATGCCAAGGCGTCCGCCACGTCCTCGTCCTCCTCCTCGGACTCGGCGTCCGGCGCGCTGACCCTCGACATGTCGTTCGACACCGGAGGCGAGGACGGCAAGGGCGTCGTGACGGTCGACCTCGACCCCGCGCGCGTGGGCGGCAACGAGATGCACGTCTATGTCCAGCGACCCAACGGACGGGCCTTCGACATCCCCGAGGTCAAAGTCGCCTTCACCCTGGAGTCCAAGGACATCGGGCCGCTGCCCGTCGTCCCCGACCACATCACCACCGGTCACTGGTCGGCGAACGGAGTGCAGATCCCCGTGGCCGGCGAGTGGAAGATCGCGGTGACCGTGCGGACCTCCGACATCGACCAGACGACCGTCTCCAAGAACGCGCAGATCGGCTGACCCGCGACATGCCTGACCAGTCCATTCCGGAGGCCCGTGACCAGGCCCGTATCCAAGCCGGTACTCAGGCCGGTACTGAGGCCCGTGCTCAGGCCGGTACCCCTGCGCCGGAGGAGGCGGCCTCCGACCAGACCGGCCCCGCGGCGCAGGGCCTCACACGGCGGAAGCTGCTCGGGACCGCCGGTGCCACCGGGCTCGTCCTCGGTGCGGCCGGCGGGGCCGTCGGGTACACCGCCAGGCCCACCGGGGCCACGCCGCTGACCTCCCTGGGCAGCGGTCAGGCAATGTTTCACGGGAAACATCAGCCCGGAATCACGCAGGGCCTGCAGGCCTGTGGTCACCTCGTCTCCTTCGACCTGGCGGCGGGTGCGGGCCGCAAGGAGGCCGCCGCGCTGCTGCGCCGCTGGTCACGGACGGCCGAGCGCCTGATGGAGGGCGAGCCGGCACTCCAGGACGACACGGACGTGGCCCGGGACGCCGGTCCGTCCTCCCTGACGATCACCTTCGGGTTCGGCCACAGTTTCTTCGGCCGGACGGGGCTGGAGAAGCAGCGCCCGGTCTCCCTGGACCCGCTGCCCGACTTCTCCTCGGACCACCTCGACAAGAAGCGCAGCGACGGCGACCTGTGGGTGCAGATCGGCGCCGACGACGCCCTGGTCGCGTTCCACGCCTTGCGCGCCCTCCAGAAGGACGCCGGCAGCGCTGCCCGGATCCGCTGGCAGATGAACGGCTTCAACCGTTCGCCCGGCGCCACCTCGCATCCCATGACGGCCCGCAACCTGATGGGTCAGATGGACGGCACCCGCAATCCGAAGCCGACCGAGCCCGACTTCGACCAGCGGATCTTCGTACCCGAGTCCGGCACGCCCGCATGGATGGCGAACGGCTCCTACGCCGTCGTACGCCGGATCCGCATGCTCCTGGACGACTGGGAGAAGCTCTCGGTCAAGGCCCAGGAGCACGTGATCGGGCGCCGCAAGTCCGATGGGTCGGCGCTCTCCGGAGGCACCGAGACGACCGCGATGGACCTGGAGAAGACCGACGCCCAGGGCAACCTGGTCGTCCCGATCAACGCCCACGCACGCATCACGCGCCCCGACCAGAACGGGGGCGCGGCGATGCTGCGCCGCCCGTTCTCGTACCACGACGGCTTCGACGCGGACGGGGTCCCCGACGCGGGCCTCCTCTTCGTCTGCTGGCAGGCCGACCCGGTGCGCGGCTTCGTCCCGGTCCAACGCAAGCTCGACCGCGGCGACGCCCTGTCGCAGTACATCCGCCACGAGGCCAGCGGCCTGTTCGCGGTGCCGGGCGGGGCGGCGCGGGGCGAGTACGTGGGGCAGCGGCTGCTGGAGGGGTGAGGTCACCCCTGAGAGGGGCGGGGCCAGGAAGGTTACGCCGGGTTTCACAAGGCCCATTAGGGTGAGGTCATGCCAGCGAGTTATGCGTATCTCGGTCCCGAGGGCACCTTCACCGAAGTCGCCCTGCGCACCCTTCCGGAAGCGGCGACCCGGGAGCTGATTCCGTACGTGTCCGTGCAGTCGGCGCTCGACGCGGTCCGCGGCGGCGAGGCCGAGGCGGCCTTCGTGCCGATCGAGAACTCCGTCGAGGGCGGAATCACCACGACACTCGACGAACTGGTCGCGGGCGCGCCGCTGATGATCTACCGCGAGGTACTGCTGTCGATCACCTTCGCGCTACTGGTCCGGCCCGGCACCGAGCTGACGGACATCAAGACGGTCTCCGCCCACCCGGCCGCCCAGCCCCAGGTACGCAACTGGCTCAAGAAGAACCTCCCGGACGCCCACTGGGAGTCGGCCGCGTCGAACGCGGACGCCGCCCGCCTCGTCCAGGAGGGCCAGTACGACGCCGCCTTCGCGGGCGAGTTCGCGGCCGCCCGGTACGGCCTGACGGCCCTGGAGACCGGGATCCACGACGCGGAGAACGCCCAGACACGGTTCGTGCTGGTCGGCCGCCCGGCCCGGCCCGCCGCGCCGACCGGCGCCGACAAGACGTCCGTCGTCCTGTGGCAGCGCGACGACCACCCCGGCGGCCTGCGCGACCTGCTGGGCGAGTTCGCGACGCGAGGCATAAACCTGATGCTGCTGCAGTCCCGGCCCACCGGCGCCGGCATCGGCAACTACTGCTTCTGCGTCGACGCCGAGGGCCACATCTACGACCGCCGGGTGGCCGAGGCCCTGAAAGGACTCAAGCGGATCTGCCTCCAGGTGCGCTTCCTCGGTTCGTACCCGCGTGCGGACGCCGACGTGGCGGACGTACGGCAGCCGTACATCGGCACCTCCGACGAGGAGTTCGTCGCGGCGGCGGACTGGGTGGCGCGCTGTCAGGACGGACGTTTCTAGGACGTTTCCAATCGCTCCTACCTGCATATTTTAGTTATCCACAGGAGTTATCCACAGGCTGGCTTCTCGACCTGGGGACAAGTCGACAACGAAGCGCCGCCTAGTCGACAAATCGCCCTACAGCGCTCAAGTTCGTCCACAGTCCCGTAGGTCACCCTTCGTCCACCCGTTTCCTTTACTCCATCCCTTGGAGCGACTCATTTCCACTCGAAAGTGGGCGGGAAGGTGGTTTGACTCGGACCCCCTTCGCCCTGAGAGCCCGTTCCGGAATGATCGCTTCCGGCATCCACAGATCTTTCGCACACCCTGTGGATAACTTTTCGGGGCTGTGGATCCCTGTGGATGAACGGGTCTCCAAGTCCCGCTCCCCGCAAGGGAATCGAGTCAACCCCACACCTCTCACCTCCCCCGTCCCAGGGAGTGAGACGCCTTATATTGACACGCTCGGCAATTCGCTCATAACGGAACGTAAGCTGCGATTCGGTACGCCTCGGAATAGTGAGTCGTGAGCCGTCACCCCGCACCGGTAGCCTTGAGCGCGTGATTGACCTTCGCCTGCTCCGTGAGGACCCCGACCGTGTGCGCGCGTCCCAGCGCGCCCGTGGAGAGGACGTCGCGCTCGTCGACTCCCTCCTCTCCGCCGACGAACGGCGCAGGTCGTCCGGCGTCCGCTTCGACGAGCTGCGTGCCGAGCAGAAGGCCCTCGGCAAGCTCGTTCCCAAGGCCTCCGGAGACGAGAAGGCCGAGCTGTTGAAGAAGGCGAGCCAGCTCGCCGCCGACGTCAAGGCCGCCGACGC encodes:
- a CDS encoding copper resistance protein CopC; protein product: MTQTIAPRVRTLVLLLLAAAGLLLTTAAPASAHAALTGSDPQQGVVVDKAPTQVSLTFSEQVSLSADSLRVLDPKGKPVQNGKPSNVSGTTYAVQLHGGLPDGTYTVTYQVVSADSHPVSGAYTFSVGAPSSTSVAVSGGAAGGGVVGWLYGFGRYMSYAGFIVLAGGAAFVLGCWQRGSGVRAMQRLVVSGWLALTSATLFLLLLRGSYTGSGKIGDIFDLDLLGQVLQTKTGAALVSRLLLLAAAALFIAVLFGAYEKRENEEKRDLTFGLAIGGTVVAAGIAASWAMSEHASVGLQAGIAMPVDVVHLLAVASWLGGLTALLVGLYWAPSDRPVDTVAVRRFSQVAFGSVVALVVTGVYQSWRQLGSWSAFTGTRYGQLLLVKIGLVALLVGIAYLSRRWTAQLADTVVQRTKPQKQRVTANAAAGDTKTAGAKGGGASKGDGSKGGGASKGGGSNGGGSKRAAQLARQRAAVDTARQKRARDADPNRFGLRRSVLAEAGVAVVLLAVTTVLTQTEPGRTEEDAKASATSSSSSSDSASGALTLDMSFDTGGEDGKGVVTVDLDPARVGGNEMHVYVQRPNGRAFDIPEVKVAFTLESKDIGPLPVVPDHITTGHWSANGVQIPVAGEWKIAVTVRTSDIDQTTVSKNAQIG
- the efeB gene encoding iron uptake transporter deferrochelatase/peroxidase subunit, with the translated sequence MPDQSIPEARDQARIQAGTQAGTEARAQAGTPAPEEAASDQTGPAAQGLTRRKLLGTAGATGLVLGAAGGAVGYTARPTGATPLTSLGSGQAMFHGKHQPGITQGLQACGHLVSFDLAAGAGRKEAAALLRRWSRTAERLMEGEPALQDDTDVARDAGPSSLTITFGFGHSFFGRTGLEKQRPVSLDPLPDFSSDHLDKKRSDGDLWVQIGADDALVAFHALRALQKDAGSAARIRWQMNGFNRSPGATSHPMTARNLMGQMDGTRNPKPTEPDFDQRIFVPESGTPAWMANGSYAVVRRIRMLLDDWEKLSVKAQEHVIGRRKSDGSALSGGTETTAMDLEKTDAQGNLVVPINAHARITRPDQNGGAAMLRRPFSYHDGFDADGVPDAGLLFVCWQADPVRGFVPVQRKLDRGDALSQYIRHEASGLFAVPGGAARGEYVGQRLLEG
- a CDS encoding copper chaperone PCu(A)C, whose product is MRRPSLTAAAGGTLALSLVLAGCGTDSDSGAGLAVSDAYIPQPVSDDMAAGFLTIVNDSGTKDELTSVTSDEAGEVTVHETVGGSMREVQDLPVPAHGQLVFKSGGNHLMFEKLKRKPKQGQALSVELHFTKSAPVVVEMPVKSATYTPTTGH
- a CDS encoding YcnI family protein, encoding MKASRLTAAGALAATAVVVLSSPAFAHVSVQPEGTAAKGGYAVIDFKVPNERDNASTTKLEVTFPTDHPLASVMPEPMPGWDIKVTKSKLDKPVDVHGKQITEAVSKVTWTATGAGVKAGYFEKFPLSVGALPEDADELVFKAVQTYSNKEVVRWIEEQKEGDEEPETPAPVLTLSAASEDGHHGSAAAEEASDDTKSTDNAAAETAAPADSSDTTARVLGVVGIVVGALGVAYGVLAGRRRTNA
- a CDS encoding ATP-binding protein; this translates as MSIWWSLHLRREAASVPLARRLLLGTMETAGVDPDVSYDLSVALSEACANAVEHGGNTGYGDPSEAFRVTAYIDGEKCRIEVADSGPGFTRTQPVRLAPSGAENGRGLCLIQELADHVHIGNKPGRRGAVVSFDKILKWKKDAPLMAV
- a CDS encoding SCO family protein produces the protein MRKKTLAAASLLAAATLTLSACGSGDDSGSPVSVVSEEAGSEKAVTVLDQPFKKPDLVLTDAQGKKYDLRKETAGKPTLVYFGYTHCPDVCPLTMNNIAVAKKQLPKSEQDELRVVFVTTDPARDTPAELGKWLKGVDSEFVGLTGDFATIQASARTLGISIEPTHKDKNGKLVSVHGTQVVAFSPKTDAGYLLYGEDATVDDYTKDLPKIVKGEKP
- the pheA gene encoding prephenate dehydratase; amino-acid sequence: MPASYAYLGPEGTFTEVALRTLPEAATRELIPYVSVQSALDAVRGGEAEAAFVPIENSVEGGITTTLDELVAGAPLMIYREVLLSITFALLVRPGTELTDIKTVSAHPAAQPQVRNWLKKNLPDAHWESAASNADAARLVQEGQYDAAFAGEFAAARYGLTALETGIHDAENAQTRFVLVGRPARPAAPTGADKTSVVLWQRDDHPGGLRDLLGEFATRGINLMLLQSRPTGAGIGNYCFCVDAEGHIYDRRVAEALKGLKRICLQVRFLGSYPRADADVADVRQPYIGTSDEEFVAAADWVARCQDGRF
- a CDS encoding intradiol ring-cleavage dioxygenase produces the protein MTGNHKDTSITRRRALVVTGGTVAAGGLAAAGYQSASADDVTTTAASASTASATSAGSECMTLMSSVTEGPYYLDGALVRKNITEGKSGVPLTLRLTVVDATDGCTPVPGAAVEIWHCDAWGYYSGYTTANPGGSAPAESEDGSTANDTTYLRGYQVANANGVVKFETIFPGWYTPRTCHIHLKVHTGGQKEDGTYEGGKVNYTGQLFFADDIAEEIFTWEPYSKHSGSYTTLDNDMVYDDGGASSGLLTLKAVHKSDPSKGYKGSLTLGVDPDAENTGAGGGGGGTPPSGAPSGAPSDAPTGAPPSGDASPSASASS